The following are encoded in a window of Prochlorococcus marinus CUG1417 genomic DNA:
- the aroQ gene encoding type II 3-dehydroquinate dehydratase, translating to MNILLINGPNLNLLGTREPEIYGNKTLSDIEKDLTKVAKEKSINLECFQSNHEGEIVDKIQDSVKSIQGILINAGAFTHTSISIRDALIGSKIPFVELHISNIFSREDFRKESFLTDKAIGIISGFGISSYSLALEGIIGYLSSKN from the coding sequence ATGAATATTTTATTGATAAATGGACCAAATCTAAATCTTTTGGGCACTAGAGAACCTGAAATATATGGTAATAAAACATTGAGTGATATAGAAAAAGATTTAACTAAAGTTGCTAAAGAAAAAAGTATTAATCTTGAATGTTTTCAAAGTAACCATGAAGGAGAAATAGTAGATAAAATTCAGGATTCCGTAAAAAGTATACAGGGAATTCTTATAAATGCTGGCGCTTTTACTCATACCTCGATTTCTATTCGTGACGCTTTAATTGGATCAAAAATTCCTTTTGTAGAGTTACATATTTCAAATATTTTCAGTAGAGAAGATTTTCGTAAAGAATCTTTTCTTACAGATAAAGCTATAGGAATTATTAGTGGATTCGGCATATCAAGTTATTCCCTAGCTCTTGAAGGAATTATTGGATATTTAAGTAGTAAAAATTAA
- a CDS encoding Z1 domain-containing protein: MNQENIDLAIKNVQSFILQNHRDLSGGEKLTKIVIERIEKSEEYFQDIATDEQREFIIKKVFSNLSRTMEDGVTLIDNDSFEPWYRDIKGEIKSIYWEDYKRHLKVNEDWPDTDNGPINGLDRSTDSILENCADPSKKNISRKGMVVGNVQSGKTANYLGLICKAADAQYKVIIVVAGMLEDLRKQTQIRLEEGLVGVNELTGQKVGCGNLSSRNEKNKPVCVTDRERDFTANNTDSNLINITNTAPYVIVVKKNSKTLKHLNNWLNKLRRNFDDKKIPVPMLLIDDEADNASIDVRNRRRKAAKTENEKGEQTSDNPFPEEDANQFNVTAINRNLRLILKKFTTCTYVGYTATPFANIFISPKTNDDVLKDDLFPKDFISYLDPANNYFGPQQAFVEPFKYKRFIKHINVVETLNGKGITIPHKKDFILERVPKSLQDAIKSYILATTIRWVDGYKNKHSSMLVNASCYSDVQISIANKIERYLIKIADSLKASAGLDDKKAEKNYTYYRELKTFWKENFLKDRPKIVWDDLKPLIHIVANKIVVKIVNKEKKISSRLDYDQFPKGRLVIAVGGYALSRGLTLEGLITSYYLRTSRMYDTILQMARWFGYRDDYEELCRLYMTKKSEENFTHISKVINHLNNQIKILEIQRKTPKDFALYVRSHPDAKRLMVTSRPKLGSAELVRITLTYAGKLVGNYLIPKDINDIEFNRKQSFDFIEKLSKNYGNNLLGANINSDLSSRYAFRNIPFSEIFELTEKHIVSSDNVQIDLPSFLNYLKERKDELSNWDVIIDTNSNKKQGFEIGGLNINPANRLTRVDERFISNTKSITTVVGQNSTILSNDIANVAASKEEVEKAKEKIEEYKGKLGLAKAISLVTSRPILYITIYRINLEEIREDQAFYDQYKEFKDFSKNLEVYASLSYRLPETELKEEPKEVWRNADIDTIDEDYDDGDD; encoded by the coding sequence ATGAATCAAGAAAATATAGATTTGGCGATTAAAAATGTTCAATCATTTATTCTTCAAAACCATAGGGATTTAAGTGGTGGAGAAAAATTAACTAAAATTGTAATTGAAAGGATAGAAAAATCTGAAGAATATTTTCAAGATATAGCTACTGATGAACAAAGAGAATTCATAATTAAAAAAGTTTTCTCAAATTTGAGTAGAACAATGGAGGATGGGGTAACTCTTATAGATAATGATTCATTTGAACCTTGGTATAGAGATATTAAAGGAGAAATTAAAAGTATATATTGGGAAGATTATAAGAGACATTTAAAAGTTAATGAAGATTGGCCTGACACAGATAATGGTCCAATTAACGGTCTAGATAGAAGTACAGATTCAATTCTTGAGAATTGTGCTGACCCAAGTAAAAAAAATATTTCAAGAAAAGGAATGGTTGTTGGAAATGTCCAATCTGGTAAAACAGCAAATTATTTAGGCTTAATATGCAAGGCTGCAGATGCACAATATAAAGTAATAATTGTAGTTGCTGGTATGTTAGAAGATTTAAGAAAGCAGACTCAAATACGATTAGAAGAAGGTTTAGTAGGAGTTAATGAATTAACAGGACAAAAAGTTGGATGCGGAAATTTATCATCAAGAAATGAGAAAAATAAACCAGTATGTGTAACAGATAGAGAAAGGGATTTTACAGCAAATAACACAGACTCAAATTTAATAAATATTACTAATACTGCTCCCTATGTAATAGTGGTTAAGAAAAATTCCAAAACGTTAAAACATCTGAATAATTGGCTAAATAAACTCAGAAGAAATTTTGATGATAAAAAAATCCCTGTTCCAATGCTTTTGATTGATGATGAGGCAGATAATGCTTCAATCGATGTCAGAAATAGAAGACGAAAAGCAGCAAAAACAGAAAATGAAAAAGGGGAGCAGACATCTGATAATCCATTCCCTGAAGAAGATGCAAATCAATTTAATGTGACTGCAATAAATAGAAATCTCAGGCTAATACTTAAGAAATTTACAACTTGTACTTATGTTGGATATACAGCTACTCCATTCGCAAACATTTTTATAAGTCCAAAAACTAATGATGATGTTTTAAAAGATGACTTATTTCCAAAAGATTTTATTTCATATTTAGATCCTGCAAATAATTATTTTGGGCCTCAACAAGCCTTTGTGGAACCTTTTAAGTACAAAAGATTTATAAAACATATCAATGTTGTTGAAACATTAAATGGTAAAGGAATAACAATCCCACATAAAAAAGATTTCATATTAGAAAGGGTTCCAAAGTCTCTTCAAGATGCGATTAAAAGTTATATTCTTGCAACAACAATAAGATGGGTTGATGGCTACAAAAATAAACACTCATCAATGTTAGTCAATGCTTCATGCTATTCAGATGTGCAGATCTCAATTGCAAACAAAATAGAACGCTACTTAATTAAGATTGCTGATTCATTAAAAGCTTCTGCAGGATTAGATGATAAAAAAGCTGAAAAAAACTATACCTATTACAGGGAATTAAAAACTTTTTGGAAAGAGAACTTTTTAAAAGATAGACCAAAAATAGTTTGGGATGATTTAAAGCCGTTAATACACATTGTTGCAAATAAAATTGTCGTTAAAATTGTGAACAAAGAAAAGAAAATATCTTCAAGGTTAGATTACGATCAATTCCCAAAGGGTAGATTAGTGATCGCTGTTGGAGGATACGCATTATCTAGAGGACTTACTTTAGAGGGACTAATAACTTCTTATTATTTAAGAACATCTAGAATGTACGATACTATTTTGCAGATGGCTCGCTGGTTTGGATATAGAGATGATTATGAAGAACTATGCAGACTATATATGACTAAGAAATCTGAAGAGAATTTTACTCATATTTCTAAGGTTATTAATCATTTAAATAATCAAATTAAAATACTTGAAATCCAAAGAAAGACCCCAAAAGATTTTGCGCTTTATGTGAGAAGTCATCCAGATGCAAAAAGATTAATGGTTACTTCTAGGCCAAAATTAGGCTCGGCCGAATTAGTAAGAATTACGCTTACTTATGCAGGTAAATTAGTAGGAAATTATTTAATACCCAAAGATATAAATGATATTGAATTTAATAGAAAACAATCGTTTGATTTTATAGAAAAATTATCTAAAAATTATGGTAATAACTTATTAGGAGCAAACATAAATAGTGATCTATCGAGTAGATATGCATTTAGGAACATTCCTTTTAGTGAAATATTTGAACTTACTGAAAAGCACATTGTTTCTTCTGATAATGTTCAAATTGATCTGCCCTCATTTTTAAATTACTTAAAGGAAAGAAAAGATGAACTAAGTAATTGGGATGTGATAATTGACACTAATTCTAATAAAAAACAAGGTTTTGAAATAGGTGGATTAAATATTAACCCAGCTAATAGACTGACTAGGGTTGATGAAAGATTTATAAGTAATACAAAATCTATAACTACTGTAGTGGGTCAAAACAGCACAATATTAAGTAATGATATTGCCAATGTAGCGGCTTCAAAAGAAGAGGTTGAAAAAGCAAAAGAAAAGATAGAAGAATATAAAGGGAAATTAGGTTTGGCTAAAGCTATTTCATTGGTCACTTCCAGGCCTATTCTTTATATAACAATATATAGAATTAATCTTGAAGAGATTAGAGAAGATCAAGCATTTTATGATCAGTATAAAGAATTTAAAGACTTCTCTAAAAATTTAGAAGTTTATGCTTCGCTAAGTTATCGCCTCCCAGAGACTGAGCTTAAAGAGGAACCAAAAGAAGTTTGGAGGAATGCAGATATTGATACTATTGATGAAGATTATGATGATGGTGATGATTAA
- a CDS encoding PD-(D/E)XK motif protein → MANDLSKPNENEIDDNWISLRAAKNPPLDGLEYRPVYSKKGWNIIHFKDHNGDYGMRIFFEELEFNKLQEKKFPDWNEIKIKPLENRKKDKGYLDIRITNAIYLEQFDTFCKNIVSGSDMCSTETELLENIFKKCNHWKLLMKNKRVEKLKPFEQQGLIGELTFLKLLMEKIGVRDAIEAWKGPDKLVKDFLLSSIGVEVKTKQGGLKGQVQISSEFQLSKDNLSKLFLLVFTVDKSTEINPNSFTLTEQIEDIKNFIIQKDINSLDEFLGKVYMSRYDDKHDYKSDFWLLVDPYQLFIVKEKSPRISPENTNCNFLSEVKYKLSLEGLKDSLLENLDAIYDEL, encoded by the coding sequence ATGGCAAATGATTTGAGTAAACCAAATGAAAATGAGATTGATGATAATTGGATAAGTCTTAGAGCTGCAAAAAATCCGCCTTTAGATGGACTTGAATATAGACCTGTTTATTCAAAAAAAGGATGGAATATTATTCATTTTAAAGATCATAATGGTGATTATGGAATGAGAATATTTTTTGAAGAATTGGAATTTAATAAATTACAAGAAAAAAAGTTTCCGGATTGGAATGAAATTAAAATTAAACCTTTAGAAAATAGAAAAAAAGATAAAGGCTATCTAGATATAAGAATCACTAATGCTATCTATCTTGAGCAATTTGATACTTTTTGCAAAAATATTGTCTCAGGATCTGATATGTGTTCTACCGAAACTGAACTTTTAGAGAATATTTTTAAAAAATGCAATCATTGGAAACTCTTAATGAAAAACAAGAGAGTTGAAAAACTTAAACCTTTTGAACAACAAGGACTTATTGGAGAATTAACTTTTTTAAAATTATTAATGGAAAAAATTGGAGTCAGAGATGCTATCGAAGCGTGGAAAGGTCCTGATAAATTAGTAAAGGATTTTCTATTAAGTTCTATTGGCGTTGAGGTAAAAACTAAACAAGGAGGTTTAAAAGGTCAAGTTCAAATTTCTTCAGAATTTCAACTAAGCAAGGACAATCTTTCAAAATTGTTCTTACTAGTGTTTACTGTGGATAAATCAACTGAAATAAATCCAAATAGTTTCACCTTAACTGAACAAATTGAGGATATAAAAAATTTTATTATTCAAAAAGATATAAATTCCTTGGATGAATTTTTAGGAAAAGTTTATATGAGTAGATATGATGATAAGCATGATTATAAATCTGATTTTTGGTTATTAGTTGATCCATATCAACTTTTTATTGTTAAAGAAAAATCTCCGAGAATTTCTCCTGAAAATACAAACTGTAATTTTTTAAGTGAAGTTAAATATAAACTTTCACTTGAAGGCTTGAAAGATAGTTTATTAGAAAATCTGGATGCGATTTATGATGAATTATGA
- the dcm gene encoding DNA (cytosine-5-)-methyltransferase: MDLFAGIGGFRKGFESIGGNCVFTSEIDKFAQETYKANFQTEHKFAGDIRDVDTKLIPSHDVLLAGFPCQPFSLAGVSKKNSLGKSHGFDCQIQGTLFFEIARILEHHRPKAFLLENVKNLKSHDKGQTFKTILDVLKNKLGYKVQYRVINAKSFVPQNRQRIYIVGFREENNFNFDDLIIPDILDGPTLSSVLHPEDGSETLEEPYTIPHLSKVNEKYTITNKLWDYLRMYEKKHRAKGNGFGFGLCKREDVARTLSARYHKDGAEILIYQGDKKNPRRLTPRECSRLMGFDKTGESNFIIPVSDSQAYRQFGNSVVVPVIEEIAKAMSGYINQKDIMKEKIKLPICA; encoded by the coding sequence ATTGATCTCTTTGCAGGCATAGGTGGCTTTAGAAAAGGTTTTGAATCAATAGGTGGAAATTGTGTTTTTACGAGTGAAATAGATAAATTTGCTCAAGAAACTTATAAAGCTAATTTTCAGACAGAACATAAATTTGCTGGAGATATTAGAGATGTGGATACAAAATTAATACCAAGTCATGATGTTTTACTTGCGGGATTTCCATGCCAGCCTTTTAGTCTTGCAGGCGTAAGTAAAAAAAATTCACTTGGTAAATCTCATGGCTTTGATTGTCAGATCCAAGGGACTTTATTTTTCGAAATAGCAAGAATTCTCGAGCACCATAGACCCAAAGCGTTTCTTCTAGAAAACGTAAAAAATCTTAAAAGTCATGATAAAGGTCAGACCTTTAAAACTATTCTTGATGTATTAAAAAATAAGCTTGGTTATAAAGTTCAATATCGTGTAATAAATGCAAAATCTTTCGTCCCTCAAAATAGACAGAGAATTTATATAGTCGGTTTTAGAGAAGAAAATAATTTTAATTTTGATGATTTAATTATTCCGGATATATTAGATGGTCCAACATTATCTTCAGTACTTCATCCAGAAGATGGATCCGAAACTTTAGAAGAACCATATACTATTCCTCATCTTTCAAAAGTAAATGAGAAATACACCATCACTAATAAATTATGGGACTATCTCAGAATGTATGAAAAAAAGCATAGAGCAAAAGGAAATGGATTTGGTTTTGGATTATGTAAACGCGAAGATGTTGCTAGAACTTTATCTGCCAGGTACCACAAAGATGGTGCTGAGATATTGATATATCAGGGAGATAAAAAGAATCCAAGAAGACTAACTCCAAGAGAATGCTCAAGGTTGATGGGGTTTGATAAAACTGGAGAGTCAAATTTTATAATTCCAGTTTCTGATTCTCAGGCGTATAGACAATTTGGTAATTCAGTAGTTGTTCCTGTTATTGAGGAAATTGCAAAAGCTATGAGTGGATATATCAATCAAAAAGATATTATGAAAGAAAAAATCAAATTACCAATCTGTGCTTAA
- a CDS encoding ATP-binding protein: MGVEPEYIDASPSAAYLMESIRDFGYTIETAIADLVDNSISAEASNIEISLDNDENQNPMLSIEDDGIGMNKVELLQAMKLCSKDRHQARSKNDLGRFGMGLKTASLSQCRQLTVETNMDNKSTSMTWDLDDVLKRDDWKVKNNIIETRKPGTKVIWKKIDRVNLEIDTPSTNATIKNIRDHLGLVFHRYIDTKNDEKKNIKLKFNGIDIDPFNPFNEKNFATIKHEPFEHQYQDSTIRIQSYILPHKTKVNLEEWEKYEGKGGYTKNQGFYVYREGRLIINGTWFGLLKKTEYTKFCRVKIDITNEKDTDWKIDIKKSNASPPKEIREMLDNYLSKLEKAGVKVYTRKPVSIYENNHLDLWKKMSKDSQSYYAINKNNPIIKKFINNSKDNLDLLKLIENTLPYQEIFRLMSDGKEMMITWEDDEDESIKLIKKYILDLKESNIEKLIIVGLVQKFLQNSVLSLTTEQIIEML, from the coding sequence ATGGGTGTTGAACCAGAGTATATTGATGCATCTCCCTCCGCTGCTTACCTTATGGAAAGTATCAGAGATTTTGGATATACCATTGAAACTGCGATTGCTGATTTAGTTGATAATTCAATATCTGCAGAGGCATCAAATATAGAAATTAGTTTGGATAATGATGAAAATCAAAACCCAATGCTATCAATTGAGGATGATGGCATTGGAATGAATAAAGTTGAATTATTACAAGCAATGAAACTTTGCTCCAAGGATAGGCATCAGGCAAGAAGCAAAAATGATCTTGGAAGATTTGGAATGGGTCTTAAAACCGCTTCATTATCTCAATGTAGACAATTAACAGTTGAGACAAATATGGATAATAAATCAACATCAATGACTTGGGATCTTGATGATGTTTTGAAGAGAGATGATTGGAAAGTAAAAAACAATATTATTGAAACTAGGAAACCAGGTACAAAAGTTATTTGGAAAAAAATTGATAGAGTAAATTTAGAAATAGATACACCATCAACTAATGCAACTATAAAAAATATTAGAGATCATCTTGGGCTTGTTTTTCATAGATATATAGATACTAAAAATGATGAGAAAAAAAATATAAAATTAAAGTTTAATGGTATTGATATTGATCCATTTAATCCGTTCAATGAAAAAAATTTTGCAACTATTAAACATGAACCTTTTGAACATCAATATCAGGATTCAACAATTAGAATTCAATCATATATTTTGCCGCATAAAACAAAAGTCAATTTAGAGGAGTGGGAAAAATATGAGGGAAAGGGCGGATATACAAAAAATCAAGGATTTTATGTTTACAGAGAGGGACGTTTGATAATAAATGGAACTTGGTTTGGGCTTTTAAAGAAAACAGAATATACAAAATTTTGCAGAGTAAAGATTGATATTACAAATGAAAAAGATACTGATTGGAAAATTGATATAAAAAAAAGTAATGCATCTCCTCCAAAAGAAATTAGAGAAATGCTAGATAATTATCTTTCTAAACTTGAGAAAGCTGGAGTAAAAGTATATACAAGAAAACCAGTTTCAATATATGAAAATAATCATTTAGATTTATGGAAAAAAATGAGTAAAGATTCTCAAAGTTATTATGCGATAAATAAAAATAATCCCATAATTAAAAAATTTATAAACAACTCAAAAGATAATTTAGATTTACTGAAATTGATAGAAAATACACTTCCTTATCAAGAGATTTTTAGATTAATGAGTGATGGCAAAGAAATGATGATTACATGGGAAGATGATGAAGATGAATCAATTAAATTGATAAAAAAATATATCTTAGATTTAAAAGAAAGTAATATAGAAAAATTAATTATTGTAGGCTTAGTTCAAAAGTTTTTGCAGAATAGTGTTTTATCACTTACCACAGAACAAATAATAGAGATGTTATGA
- a CDS encoding tyrosine-type recombinase/integrase, whose protein sequence is MKPNTVMRELRILRVLIDWARDERGAEIKDNPARQLRVRGTGDARAPFFTDQDEKRLLHELSEMSNPNHLRLTKLALITGFRLSELLSLNWRNIDLKNNRLRIQRKECAAKGSSSSMRMVPLPQKAKELLKSFKSKEGSVINLTKGSARNGFDRARKKAGLENLRFHDLRHIAISRMWSSGMNTLEISACSGHRDIKMLMRYSHYQLSF, encoded by the coding sequence GTGAAACCAAATACAGTGATGCGGGAACTGAGGATATTGAGAGTATTGATTGACTGGGCAAGAGATGAAAGAGGAGCGGAAATAAAAGACAATCCCGCAAGGCAACTGAGAGTGAGAGGAACAGGAGATGCAAGGGCTCCTTTTTTCACTGATCAAGACGAGAAAAGACTTTTACATGAACTGTCTGAGATGTCCAACCCAAATCACCTGAGACTCACAAAGCTTGCACTGATCACTGGCTTTCGCCTCTCTGAACTTTTAAGCCTGAACTGGAGAAATATCGATTTAAAGAACAACAGACTTCGTATCCAAAGAAAGGAATGTGCGGCAAAAGGAAGTTCCAGTTCCATGAGAATGGTTCCTTTGCCCCAGAAAGCAAAAGAACTTCTCAAAAGCTTTAAAAGCAAAGAGGGAAGTGTAATAAACCTGACAAAGGGATCTGCAAGAAATGGATTTGACAGAGCAAGGAAGAAAGCAGGTTTAGAAAATCTAAGATTTCATGATCTAAGACATATAGCTATAAGCAGAATGTGGAGTTCAGGAATGAATACTCTGGAGATAAGTGCATGCAGTGGACACAGAGATATAAAAATGTTGATGAGATACAGTCACTATCAATTAAGTTTTTAA
- a CDS encoding tRNA-(ms[2]io[6]A)-hydroxylase, producing the protein MLVDFKRPTSYIKYLSSFTSDEWIKLALSNPIDILLDHAHCERKAAGVAIQLMFRYPSEPNLAEVLSPIAREELEHFEKILYFLKDLGHSLESLKPPPYGAELSKNIRKEEPNRMLDSFLIAGLIEARSHERLSLLALNSEDKSFKSLYESLLESEARHFGVYWKLAQTKFSKNQTFKRLEELSEIESSILAETFLLPRIHS; encoded by the coding sequence ATGCTAGTCGATTTTAAAAGGCCCACCTCTTATATTAAATATTTATCGTCATTTACCTCAGATGAGTGGATCAAACTCGCATTATCTAATCCAATAGATATTCTTCTTGACCATGCTCATTGTGAAAGAAAAGCAGCAGGAGTAGCTATTCAATTGATGTTTAGATATCCATCAGAACCAAATCTGGCAGAAGTTCTTAGTCCAATAGCGAGAGAGGAATTAGAGCATTTTGAAAAAATACTTTATTTTTTAAAGGATCTTGGACATTCTCTTGAGTCCTTAAAACCGCCTCCATATGGAGCTGAATTGTCCAAGAATATAAGAAAGGAAGAGCCCAATAGAATGCTTGATAGTTTCTTAATCGCAGGACTTATTGAAGCAAGAAGTCATGAAAGATTAAGCTTGCTTGCGCTGAATTCTGAAGATAAATCGTTTAAATCCCTTTATGAGTCTCTGCTTGAGAGTGAGGCAAGACATTTTGGGGTTTACTGGAAACTAGCGCAAACTAAATTCTCTAAAAATCAAACTTTCAAAAGGTTAGAGGAATTGTCTGAAATTGAGTCATCAATACTAGCTGAAACTTTTTTATTGCCAAGGATTCATAGCTAA
- a CDS encoding AIPR family protein, with translation MTEEKILEDDFYEQFLLEISNESIDSGSTPQEVFFNRVTDLLIEEGDIKDAIYAPFLRTGLQFNGYGGNPLEDNRKLTIFLSEFTQSEQLEGLYSKDLDALLKRGTNFISKITSREFLQIEESNPVFSAIQTLSVKMDLLSQIRIIILTNKLIKIRSDSIKAPMIGEIKAQIGICDYERIKQLESGIEEKPEIIIDLEESQNSLPVLTAHSSESSYESYLTVLPGDLIAELFDKWGNRLLEKNVRVFLQATTKINRGIRDTIQDKPSMFFAYNNGLTATADDVKLKTLPNGARTITKINNLQIVNGGQTVSSIYAASKFINKFSKADLSKVYVQMKLSKVPKESEDADSFVSDVSRFANTQNKVNLSDFSSNHSFHVQIENLSKKISAPPAPNSLRSSHWFYERSRGQYKSAKSRNKTQAQKKIFDKEFPSKQKIDKVQLALYQNLWDCKILEVMRGKNNASYLSFFDGIEEEWSNKSYQFNERYFKELVAKAIIYKTLDRETKKERFTDFKSTVVAFTIGLLALHFKDSKSKRFNFMKVWSEQSLTQDFIDELLGVAKNINYLIMNPPVGMNRDVREYARKPECWQNIQKANIQWSSKLENYLISASEYNKLEKAEREKTAKTEEYDLVNKIKNAPNIIWKEIEVWLGAQTNIRISGSDSDLLRDAQGMNEIFSPSIGQAKRLFNIYNLVKEFGFEKEL, from the coding sequence ATGACTGAAGAAAAAATATTAGAAGATGATTTTTATGAGCAATTTTTACTTGAAATAAGTAATGAATCTATAGATAGCGGCTCAACTCCTCAAGAAGTATTTTTTAATCGCGTCACTGATTTACTTATAGAAGAAGGGGATATTAAAGATGCGATATATGCTCCTTTTCTTAGAACTGGTTTGCAATTTAATGGCTATGGTGGGAACCCATTGGAGGATAATAGAAAACTTACAATTTTTTTATCTGAATTTACCCAGTCAGAGCAATTAGAAGGCTTATACTCAAAAGATTTAGATGCACTTTTAAAGAGAGGAACTAATTTTATATCTAAAATTACATCTAGAGAATTTCTGCAAATTGAAGAGAGTAATCCAGTGTTTTCTGCGATACAAACTCTATCAGTAAAGATGGATCTTTTATCTCAAATTAGAATAATAATTCTTACAAATAAATTAATAAAAATTAGATCAGATAGCATAAAAGCTCCAATGATTGGAGAAATTAAAGCTCAAATTGGTATTTGTGATTATGAAAGAATTAAACAGCTTGAAAGTGGAATTGAAGAAAAACCTGAAATTATAATTGACTTGGAAGAAAGTCAAAATTCTTTACCAGTTTTGACTGCTCATAGTTCTGAAAGCTCTTATGAATCATATTTAACAGTTTTACCTGGGGATTTGATAGCGGAATTATTTGATAAATGGGGTAATAGATTATTAGAAAAAAATGTAAGAGTTTTCTTACAAGCGACTACAAAAATCAATAGAGGTATTCGAGATACTATTCAGGATAAGCCATCAATGTTTTTTGCTTACAATAATGGTCTCACGGCTACTGCAGATGATGTAAAACTAAAGACATTACCAAATGGCGCAAGAACAATAACAAAAATAAATAATCTACAAATTGTAAATGGAGGACAAACTGTTTCTTCTATATATGCGGCTTCAAAATTTATAAATAAATTTAGTAAAGCTGATTTGAGTAAAGTTTATGTTCAAATGAAATTATCAAAAGTTCCCAAGGAATCTGAAGATGCCGATAGTTTTGTCTCAGATGTTTCCCGTTTTGCAAATACTCAAAATAAAGTAAATTTATCTGATTTTTCCTCCAACCACTCATTCCATGTACAGATAGAAAATTTATCTAAAAAAATCTCTGCTCCACCAGCTCCAAACTCTTTAAGATCATCTCATTGGTTTTATGAAAGATCTAGGGGACAATATAAATCTGCTAAAAGTAGGAATAAAACTCAGGCTCAAAAGAAGATATTTGATAAAGAATTTCCCTCAAAACAAAAAATTGACAAAGTACAATTAGCTCTTTATCAGAATTTGTGGGATTGTAAAATCTTAGAGGTTATGAGGGGTAAAAATAATGCAAGCTATTTATCTTTTTTTGATGGAATAGAAGAAGAATGGTCAAATAAAAGTTATCAATTTAATGAAAGATATTTTAAGGAGTTAGTTGCGAAAGCAATAATTTATAAAACTCTTGATAGAGAGACGAAGAAAGAGAGGTTTACGGATTTTAAAAGTACTGTAGTGGCATTTACTATTGGCCTTTTGGCTTTACATTTCAAGGATTCCAAATCAAAAAGATTTAATTTTATGAAAGTTTGGTCCGAACAATCTTTAACCCAAGATTTTATCGATGAATTACTTGGAGTTGCGAAAAATATTAATTATTTAATTATGAACCCACCTGTTGGCATGAATAGAGATGTTCGTGAATATGCAAGAAAACCAGAATGTTGGCAGAATATCCAAAAAGCTAATATTCAATGGTCATCAAAATTGGAAAATTATCTTATATCTGCAAGTGAATACAACAAATTAGAAAAAGCAGAAAGAGAAAAAACGGCTAAAACAGAGGAATATGATTTGGTGAATAAGATTAAAAATGCGCCAAATATTATTTGGAAAGAAATTGAAGTTTGGCTTGGCGCGCAAACTAATATAAGAATCTCAGGTTCAGATTCAGATCTATTACGTGATGCTCAAGGCATGAATGAAATTTTTTCTCCGAGTATAGGTCAGGCAAAAAGGTTATTTAATATCTATAACCTCGTTAAAGAGTTTGGTTTTGAGAAAGAATTATGA